A single genomic interval of Carassius carassius chromosome 24, fCarCar2.1, whole genome shotgun sequence harbors:
- the LOC132103028 gene encoding zinc finger protein 729-like, with amino-acid sequence MATDSSVDDGSLQSKNECLSSEYEKGAAQEINIDRMSKSKATNARNTDGEMEISPSGPVLKAQDHAEVVVANAADPAIKIKVEQMEEDEYVVVHIDEDEEGNLAYISNVNSEGDSSERDTSAEGDWPFRSEDCSEAFGNKEDYLGDRSEHIHDGPIVCLDTDSQWDDLLISTNRGQRTMFCALCGQRFSSSKRFFSHQLMHRRQVITRGIDEGSVRHKLFECKDCGKAFTTIGHCLNHQRSHKQASKSVFHQLANLKKKSFQCPTCGRCYSRASALDAHRRCHEVKLIKSKICEKEKTLSLNEAPGQTEDNGTSSEQNEEHEQNVFQCICDKSFRTMSGLGTHQRFCSEGKLKEGIKHSCVCSECGKTFVRSKALLSHQLWHKRRTQLVCNGQPYKCTECDKVFTSLAFYNKHQRLAHSEDLPVKSFLHQVIQLKKKAFECEECGRQFSRASALQSHQLCHTDVFCDTVEEHEAVDVNHVVVRITASDDSSDESSSDLSQDQNSDLELVCESDHEGKDGSGFNPRQTECTSSLQLNPEIDVKIVQIGYEHLNDEPFINAELISKISPQEAKYNCPHCDRKFVKALSLRCHILWHKGTLGKKSYGRKKFDKLMPTKRPHITCEVCGHESASKSAHNVHMGKHEDKVAYKSISYQLANLQKNNIKCEECGKTFSRLSALHSHQQHHNSSKKPFACLECDKSYANASGLYKHKKFCCGSAKREKTKQFNPTKSLLGPKVHHCKKCGKGFWSLGAFFHHKQTHLECTNVEMGPSGTPDSENDHMRRKKRGPRGRYKKVQKNQVQKWKNNSYQCPDCRKFFSHAMALQFHMKSHGFETGLPLIDSDSSQQPQCPTCYEIFASKSKLQNHQKQCSKLQDHVEFPEECRKVGIDASLQKAEDVCDSSHSADSEREQKTSLDSDKKYKCQHCSRSFSVIGALNFHKRIHSIGHQSKKLYSHSAKQLKLGKVKSETFACAECGRYFSSNSALGTHRRWHEDKTFARFLSKTNKSRSRKNVDDGPYLCKICGKGFFYLCVLRRHQLHHPPMEAQPQKEPEAPESNSVFTCTDCQMSFSSGSLLTTHLAEHHSKSTENLQSEILHSDELVTPIKQPYTSKTNVTKQEKTMVLPHKCSNCNRRFLTTRGLSSHISQKHRNFVKQTACSLEESLAYKKPFASERTLPKMLTKKTSLEEEPVQRSQNIELSFLKCDKCAEAFPSEEQLNAHKEVAKARPHCCSLCCHGYWTANQLQQHLAGHNEAPQHLPTKLRYRLSASMAPGPSDNLQALSHRSESIVKLPVALVSPQLGSHKCQQCGKTFLSPRALQQHQTLHKNAEPYHCSLCSQILNDIRSLTDHYQECLGDKELKDRYSTSAVRGEVNLTCIECGIFFKQETELHQHYIEHARGL; translated from the exons ATGGCTACTGATTCTTCTGTAGATGATGGTAGTTTGCAATCAAAGAATGAATGTTTGTCCTCTGAATATGAGAAAGGTGCTGCCCAAGAGATAAACATCGATCGAATGAGCAAAAGCAAAGCCACTAATGCTAGAAACACGGACGGAGAAATGGAAATAAGTCCCAGTGGCCCTGTATTAAAAGCCCAGGACCACGCCGAAGTTGTTGTAGCCAATGCTGCAGATCCAGCCATAAAGATTAAAGTAGAACAAATGGAGGAAGATGAATATGTAGTTGTTCATATAGACGAAGACGAGGAAGGAAATTTGGCTTATATTTCTAACGTTAACAGTGAAGGAGACTCGTCTGAGAGAGATACAAGTGCCGAAG GGGATTGGCCATTTCGCAGTGAAGATTGCAGTGAGGCCTTTGGGAACAAGGAGGATTACCTGGGGGATCGCAGCGAGCATATCCATGATGGTCCCATAGTCTGCTTAGACACAGATTCGCAGTGGGATGACCTGCTCATCTCGACCAACAGAGGCCAGAGAACAATGTTCTGTGCTCTCTGCGGACAAAGGTTTTCAAGCTCTAAACGTTTTTTCAGCCATCAACTGATGCACCGCAGACAAGTCATTACACGGGGGATAGATGAGGGTTCAGTAAGGCATAAGCTTTTCGAATGTAAGGATTGTGGAAAAGCTTTTACCACTATTGGTCATTGTCTCAATCATCAGCGTTCACATAAACAGGCCTCAAAATCAGTTTTTCACCAGTTGGCTAATCTAAAGAAAAAGTCATTTCAGTGCCCCACCTGTGGACGCTGTTATTCTCGAGCTTCGGCTCTTGATGCACATCGCCGTTGTCATGAGGTAAAGCTAATAAAATCCAAAATCTGTGAAAAGGAGAAAACTTTATCACTTAATGAAGCTCCAGGTCAAACTGAAGACAATGGGACAAGCTCTGAACAGAATGAGGAGCATGAGCAAAATGTTTTTCAGTGCATCTGTGACAAATCTTTTCGCACAATGTCTGGCCTTGGCACGCACCAGAGATTCTGTTCAGAAGGAAAGCTGAAGGAGGGAATTAAGCATTCGTGTGTTTGCTCTGAATGCGGGAAGACCTTCGTTAGATCAAAGGCTCTGTTGTCCCATCAGCTTTGGCATAAAAGACGAACACAACTTGTCTGCAATGGCCAGCCATATAAATGTACTGAGTGCGACAAGGTCTTCACCTCACTTGCATTCTACAATAAGCACCAACGATTGGCACACAGTGAAGATCTCCCAGTAAAATCATTTCTTCATCAAGTTATTCAACTCAAGAAGAAGGCTTTTGAGTGTGAGGAGTGTGGTCGTCAGTTCTCACGAGCATCTGCCCTGCAGTCGCATCAGCTCTGTCATACTGATGTCTTCTGTGACACAGTAGAAGAGCATGAGGCCGTAGATGTCAATCATGTAGTTGTCCGGATCACGGCTTCAGATGATTCCAGTGATGAGTCCAGCAGTGATCTCTCTCAGGACCAAAACTCTGATCTTGAGTTAGTGTGTGAATCAGACCATGAGGGAAAAGATGGCTCGGGCTTCAACCCGAGACAAACTGAATGCACCTCCTCGCTGCAGTTGAATCCAGAAATCGATGTCAAAATTGTACAGATTGGTTATGAGCACTTAAATGATGAACCGTTCATAAATGCAGAACTGATAAGCAAAATAAGTCCTCAAGAGGCAAAGTATAATTGTCCACATTGTGATCGAAAGTTTGTCAAGGCTTTGTCCTTGCGCTGTCACATACTTTGGCACAAAGGGACcctgggaaaaaaatcatatggGAGGAAGAAGTTTGACAAGTTGATGCCAACTAAGAGGCCCCATATAACATGTGAGGTTTGCGGCCATGAAAGTGCCTCCAAAAGTGCTCATAACGTTCACATGGGCAAGCATGAGGATAAAGTAGCATATAAGTCTATTTCGTACCAACTTGCAAATCTGCAAAAGAACAATATTAAATGTGAAGAGTGTGGCAAGACTTTTTCCCGACTGTCTGCACTGCATTCTCACCAACAACATCACAATAGTAGTAAAAAACCCTTTGCTTGCTTGGAGTGTGACAAGAGCTATGCAAATGCAAGTGGTCTGTACAAACACAAGAAGTTTTGCTGTGGCAGTGCCAAACGTGAAAAGACTAAGCAATTCAACCCAACCAAGTCACTCTTAGGCCCAAAAGTTCATCACTGTAAAAAGTGTGGTAAAGGCTTTTGGTCTTTGGGGGCTTTCTTTCATCACAAGCAAACCCACTTGGAGTGCACAAATGTTGAGATGGGGCCTTCTGGTACGCCAGACTCTGAGAATGATCACATGCGACGCAAGAAAAGGGGTCCTAGAGGTCGTTATAAAAAAGTCCAGAAAAATCAAGTCCAGAAGTGGAAAAATAACTCTTACCAATGTCCTGACTGCAGAAAATTTTTCTCCCATGCCATGGCCCTCCAGTTTCACATGAAAAGTCATGGCTTTGAGACTGGCCTTCCTTTAATTGACTCTGACTCATCTCAGCAACCTCAGTGCCCAACATGCTATGAGATTTTTGCATCTAAGTCAAAACTACAAAATCATCAAAAGCAGTGTTCAAAACTACAGGACCATGTGGAATTTCCAGAAGAATGTAGGAAAGTTGGGATAGATGCATCCTTGCAAAAAGCTGAAGATGTTTGTGACTCTTCTCATTCAGCTGATTCTGAAAGAGAACAGAAAACATCTTTAGATTCTGATAAGAAATATAAATGTCAGCACTGTAGCAGAAGTTTTTCAGTAATTGGTGCGCTTAATTTTCACAAGCGAATTCATAGCATAGGTCACCAATCTAAAAAGCTGTATTCCCACTCGGCAAAACAGTTAAAGCTTGGCAAAGTAAAGTCAGAGACTTTTGCTTGTGCTGAATGCGGAAGATATTTTAGCTCCAATTCGGCTCTAGGCACACATAGGAGATGGCACGAAGACAAAACATTTGCCAGATTTCTCTCAAAGACCAATAAGAGCCGCTCAAGGAAAAATGTGGACGATGGACCTTATTTATGCAAAATATGCGGGAAAGGATTCTTTTACCTTTGTGTTCTTCGCCGACATCAGCTACATCACCCTCCCATGGAGGCTCAACCCCAAAAAGAGCCCGAAGCTCCTGAATCAAACAGTGTTTTTACCTGTACAGATTGTCAGATGTCTTTTTCAAGTGGGTCTCTTCTAACAACTCATTTAGCAGAACATCACAGCAAGTCGACTGAGAATCTGCAGTCTGAAATCCTCCATTCAGATGAGTTGGTTACACCCATCAAACAACCGTACACATCCAAAACGAATGTTACTAAACAAGAGAAGACTATGGTGCTACCCCATAAGTGCTCCAACTGCAATAGGAGGTTCTTGACCACACGCGGCCTTTCTTCACACATAAGTCAGAAACACCGCAATTTTGTCAAACAAACCGCTTGCTCTCTAGAAGAGAGCTTGGCATATAAGAAGCCCTTTGCTTCTGAAAGGACACTTCCTAAAATGTTGACTAAGAAAACTTCTTTGGAGGAAGAACCTGTACAGCGTAGTCAAAACATAGAACTTAGTTTTTTGAAATGTGATAAATGTGCTGAAGCATTTCCTAGTGAGGAGCAGTTAAACGCTCacaaagaggtggcgaaggctcgTCCGCACTGCTGCTCACTTTGCTGCCACGGTTACTGGACTGCAAACCAGCTTCAGCAGCATCTCGCGGGGCACAATGAAGCACCCCAGCATCTCCCAACCAAACTGCGATACAGATTGAGTGCTTCCATGGCACCTGGGCCTTCAGACAACCTGCAAGCTTTATCACACAGATCCGAGTCTATAGTCAAGCTGCCTGTAGCCCTTGTAAGTCCACAACTTGGTAGCCATAAATGTCAACAATGTGGAAAAACATTCTTGTCACCTCGTGCTTTGCAGCAGCACCAGACTCTTCACAAAAACGCGGAGCCGTACCATTGTTCTTTGTGTTCACAGATCCTTAATGATATCAGAAGTCTTACTGACCACTATCAGGAGTGCTTGGGTGACAAAGAGCTAAAAGATAGGTACTCTACTTCCGCAGTAAGAGGCGAGGTTAACCTAACTTGCATTGAGTGTGGGATATTCTTCAAACAGGAAACAGAACTGCATCAGCATTATATTGAACATGCACGTGGGCtctaa